The Branchiostoma floridae strain S238N-H82 chromosome 18, Bfl_VNyyK, whole genome shotgun sequence DNA window TCATTATGGTGCACTTGCTTACTTTGCCAGCGAAGAGGAAAGAAATGACCCATTTCATTCACTGTAACTACGGTAAAAAGACGTCCTCGTCACGATAGGTGCTAAAAGCATTTACATAGTCTGTGGTCGCAACGGGTTATGTCTACAATGCATTCAGTGAATCGAAGCCATGCGAATACGCTgttgacacaaacaaacaacacccACTTTTTTGCTGTCAGTTGTGATATTAACCAGAAGCGACCATGAGGGTGGCGTGATGTGATATCAGTGTGTTTTCgttatttcaaaaagtttgtgcGAAATCTTTCTAAAATTTCCCCCATTTCATCTACTTTTTCCTCGCAAAGGCGTTGTTGTTTTCACCTACACCCCTCCCCCGTCTAACCTACGAAGATCCTGAACCTTCCCTTAACCCCAGATCTTTACAACAGAAAAAGAGAAGATACACGCACCGTGTACTGCATTGACCTATTATGTTTCCAAGTCCAAAATAAAAGTACTAGCCACTCACCTGCGGTGTTTTACTCGAACCGTGACTAGTTGAAAAACATACCTTACAGTCGAGTCAGAAAGTCAAGTTTAGACAATGTTAAAGCCAGCTGTTCTGAATCTTGACCAAAGATCGCGGACAAGGGTCTGGTTTGTTATTGacagtgacgtcatcagggcATGCGCAATAAGCATCTCTAGTGATGACATGTTTGGATGCCATGTGAGGTCAGGTGGGAGGGGCGATGGTGGCACTTTGGAACAGGCTAGTGTGTATGCCTGGCTACAGGATTACAAAGAAGGTTCTCATGCGTACCTACGAAACAGAGGCCCCGGGAACAAAGATTCACATGAAATTCgtaattacttttttttaattcaaaacatgaaaatgtgaCTCAGATGTGATAGCAGACTTCTAATCCTTTCTAATTACAGAGGGGTTGTTTGAAGTCGTGTAATATTTATCGTATTGTAAAAACGTAATACTATTTCTCATAATGCATACAAATTACCAATATTTTCCTATCTGGGCAATAACCATATTATTTACTATCTTGTCAATCTCTACACACTCAGTTTGCTCTCTCAATCAGCCGTCTATCTATTCAGGTACAATGTGTTTCGGGAACGTCCCAACGCAAAAAAAGTGTCCATTTATGACGTATGAATTCTGAAATATGGTTATCCGCAGTCTTCTTACTCAATTAAATGATAGACAACTGAAATACAATGCAAAGgcggcatctcactgcacttgcgtcaagcttgggtaactgcggggttcgttcaatgCGTCACTGTTTGTTATTCACGTTCTCCGATTtgatataatttatatatttcGTAATgggtaaaagtatgacttagaagacgacaaaatacgcataaaaataagaaaattcgttctttaactctgaaattcgttgagtatctttcaaaccccgcagtgacgcaagcgtgacgcaagtgcagtgagataccaccttaacgtTACTAAATATCTTAACTACATTAAAGCCGCTAGCTGTATCAATGTTTACACTTAAATTTAGTTCATAGTAACGttatgataagatacctttgaaaatgtaaaacttgTGAACATTCCAACAAATAATAGCAAAATGATCTCCTTATCAAAAGATGGTAGACCCTAGGACCTACCTGGCGAAGATGACGTAAGTAAGATCTAATTAATATAAATTTGCTAAGAACTAGTCTTGGATAGATGACATCGCCAATATACACTTATATTAAACTTACTTGATATCAGTTGAGTTAAACTATAGATGAACGAATCACATCAACGCGATAGAATAAAACGTTACAACAATACTTTTTTACTTAAGAGAGACAAAGAGTACAAAAAGCCGTACTATAACTCAGAAAGGTCGTTTTGCAGGAAATACTACAACATTTAGTTTTTGAATGTTATGATACTTATCAACTTGAGAAAAAGTACGGAGGCATTTCGATTGTGTCttctgtgcccccctcccccttcctttGCTCAAACAGCGTCTTCGACAGCATCTTCCTGCAATTGCAATGGCAAATCCCACTAGTCTTCCATTATTACTGTATCTTCCAGACTTTTTGGAGCTGCCGGTGGCGTTTCTAGCTTCTCCTTCTTGCTCTTATTTACACGTCCATTGTAGACGACGACTGCCAAAACGGCTATGGTAGCGGACAGGGCTGCCGacacgacgatgatgatgatcagcTGGATTTGCTCCAATTCCACCAGAGTCTGGCAAAGACACAAGAGCATATTTTGCTATAATGCATCTGAAGAAATAGATATGAAGAATAGATATGAAGATCATCAATGCGTTCATCATTTCTGATCAATTTAGTGTTGTccaaatccaccatagtctggcAAAAGACACGGACAGCAAAGAATGCATTTAAATAGAGACAATCAAGAAACTGGAGTTATAGATCAGTGAGATTAGAGAGTTTGATGTAAAAGGAAGAAGTTTTTGATGAAGGTGGTGGCAGAACGTTTCTGAAGAAAGACAAGTGGACAAGTCATTAAATGCAAAACTGAAAGAATAACCACTGTCTACTTACCACCGACGACTGTCCTTTTGAGGCATCTGTTGTTGCTTCACCGCTGCCTCCCCCCGGCGGTTTCTCGGTCCCAGTAAAGTCTCCACAGGTCGGGAAGCCGTACGGCAGGGCGGGCAGCTTGTCCAGGGCCTCCGCGATGATCATGGACATCCCCTCGTTCATGTGAGTTGTTTGGTGACAGTGGAAGAGCCAGAAGCCTGGGTTGTTGCTCCTGTGGCAGTCGATATTATCAATAATTTGTGTCCACTTTCGTGAGATATAAGCCTATCATCTTAAAGGCAGAGCCTGataaaactgaacaactttAATATCTACCTAGTACCTGAGCAATTCCCGGGGGTCTCTTTTTACACTACACCGATAGATGTATAGAGAGTGATGCCCGAGGCGTCTCAGAGACAGTAGTAGATGAAGAGTACCTACGAACCTGAACTCTATCACGGTGTATCCACGAGAGGGAATGACGACTGTGTCCCTGGTGGGAGGTCTGTTGTAGTTCAAGTTCGGCCTTGCCACGTTCCATGATGAAGGCATGCCGCATTTGTTGTCGTTCCCACAGTTAATGTCAGCGTTCTCAGAGATCCAACGACCTACACATCAAGATGAATCAATAGACCATTGCTATCTTCATCAGACCAAAACAATTGTGCTGGTTCAAACTTTTTATCCTACTGGATAACAAGCCTCTTTACTCACagtcaaaatatttacaaaatcaaCCGACGTTTCGCTGAGCGCTGCTCACCCTCCTCGGGTCAATACTGACTGCATGCTTCTATTCCAAACTgtagctaggtgtcgctgttaacAATGCGATCACAATCTTAAAATAGTTTATACAgtgttgtacatacatgtacacagatgtATGCAAACATATTGTCATATATGCAAAGCTGAATATTGTTTCTGTCCTGATGAACATATGGCGAACGCTATTCATTAGTCAGATAAGTTTGTCATGGTTTCTGGTTTTCTTGGTCACTCAACATCATTGGGTGTTGAACTGATTCTTTGTCCGGATGTGTTGGAAGTTTAAAAATGGTGTTCCTGTTCAAAAAAATATGACAAGCATATGACTGTATGGACCTAAAAGTTATTCTATTGCTGACTACCATCGAATGTTGGTGTAAATTAGTAAAAACTGACCCGTTGTTTCGTTGTACTCTGGAAATCCCATGGCCAGAACCCTGAAGTCGTAACCATGGAGATGAATGACGTGATGCCCTCCACTTCCGAATCCGAGGTTCATCAACACAAACCTGATGGTCTTCCCGAGTGGAATCTCTGCCGTGTAGGTACACGTACACCCGTCCGTCTCACAGGTGGCTTCGCAGGGGGTAATGTCATACGGTGCTTTGAAAATCAGTGGCTGTTTCGGGGTGGCAAATTTTCGACCGTTTACTGAGGAGCCAATCTGGTATCCAAAGTTGAAGAAGTATTCCTCATTTTCTGACTCGTCCGGCATTGAGTAATCCTCGGTGCTGTTCAGGTCTGAGACGTAGATACATTCCGTATTACTGCCTGCAGGGAACGCCGGGAAAGGGCAGTTCAGAACTCGACACGGGCTGTTTTCGGTACAGGTTTGCATGGCTGAGTTCGGGTCTTCATCGGTAGGGTCGTTGTCGTATGCCAGGATGGCTCTCACTTCTTGTAGTCGGTCCTCTGGCTCGACATCGGGCCCTTTTCCCGCCCACAGCGTCTGGGCACGGATCCAGTAGGTACCACTATTAGACGGATCGCCGACTACTTCAAAGTCGTAAGACTCTCCTGGAAAGACGAGGATGGACTGAACCTGGACCGGCTCGACGTCATGTCCGTCATTTGCCACGACCGTCATGCTGTGCGCGTCGATGGACACGCGGAAGGTGTACTCTGCGCCTGCGTTGATGAGGCGGAACCGTAAGGTTTCTCCCGATGATATTTCAAACCTTGTTAGCGGCGCGGAGTTGTTGTTGTACCGACCACGGCCGTTGATGAGGGCCGATTTGAAGTTGAGAGCCGTCAGTTCGGTACCGTCAAAGCTGAAGCCGCGATTTTGCCAGGGGATCTACGATTGAATCAGATCAAATTGCTAATATATCATACTAAGTACAAGCGCTGGTGGGGAGGGGCCTTTATATAACCATAGAGCAAGAATACAGGGCGATTGTCAAAGACTTGCAATCCTTACGTCCCTGATTACAAAACTCAGTTTCTCATTTGAAACATATCACGCATACTTAGTATTAGGGCTTTTTAAAATCTACATCATTCTTATCCAGTTAATGTCTTCTACATTGTTGTACGAAAAACTTACATAGAAGCGCCCGGGACCCCTGTGCTCCATAAACGCGCTGTCCACGTCAATAGTATTGAAGTCATCGTGCCACCAATCTTGCAGGAACATCGGTAGGGACGGAGTCGTCGGTATGCTGTAGAACAAGCAAAAGCTTGTAGATTTGTAGTCTCAGGTTAACTCGTTGGGAAACTTCAACATCCCCGAATGTCATCACTCTTTTGGTTCATGACACAGATCGTTATGATAGTACTTACCCGTTCTTGTGCACTATGAATGCGCCATACAGACCATCCTCTTTCTGTGAGCCAGTATGACTGTGGTACCAGTGGGTCCCAGCAGGCTCCGCCTATTGTAAAACAGAATCACAAAATCGCCCTTAATGTACAATAAACGTTAATACTCACTACGACATTCACAAGTCTAATGATAGCCCTACATCTAAAGACACACGCAACTTCTCTTGATGTGATACTGGCGTTTTTTATCGAGACCTACCTTAAACCTGTAGGTGAAGCTGTGCATGGGTAGGATGGGACATTGTGTGACGTAAGGCACCCCGTCCATATATGGCACACCGCGCATGTACATGCCATGGAAGTGGAGTGAGGTGGCTTCTCTGTACAGCTTGTTGACGACGGTTAAAACTACCTAATCGTGAGTGAATAAAGATGGCTAGAGCACATTAGAATTGCTCTATACAAGTTTGTGGTGGTCAGAAAATTGGGTCACAGAGTTCGTGAAATTGTCGGGAAAGAGATAGGAATATATTAATCATGTTTTACCTGCGCTCCTTCCATGACCTCCAGTGTTGGACCGGGGAACTGGTCGTTGACGAGGATTACGTTTCGCTGCACTCCATCAGCTGTGATGGTCTCTTCCACAGGAACTATGGGTCCGTCCATGTCGCCCTGAGAAAGTGAGTATTTGTCTTGCAGACTTCCGTTTTTCAGAATCTCAATCTGGAGTGGTAATAACAAAAACGAATTAATGGTTTCTAATGTAAAAGTAACTATGGGTCTGTCCTTGTCTTCTAGCCCACCCATCATGACCTTCAACTTGCAGACTCCCATTCCTCAAAATTTCTACCCGTAGAGACATTTCTATTTGTCGAAATCTTCTTCAAGCTTCAAGCCCACTAGCTACACTTGTAACTGTTTTATCATGGCAATCGTGGGACAAAAACGCATTACAAGCAAAAAAGCAGAAATAGACATTTTCACGGTTGGAACTGTGCATGCGTGAGGTGAAAGGTGAATGTCCTTAACTTTTAAATAGTTATTGTCTAGACTATGCTTAATACATATTTAGACACGTTTGTTTATCGTTTCAGGAGCATTGAGGGGTATTACCCGCAAGGCATCATACTGGGCATGCGCAGACTAAACCCTGAATCGGTTCATACGGAGCCGGTTCTGTAGGTTAGGACTCACCCCGTTGACCTTGCCGTCACTTCCGGTGTATGTCATGGTCCTTGCCTGCCGAACCACTAGAGTAAACTCGCATACGTCATCAGTGCACATTTCCgcggttgccatggaaacataGGCCCATGCAAGGAGGAACATGCGTAGCAAATTCATCTCTGGttgtgacaaaagaaaaaataaagtatTAACCAGTCTATACCAATGTCTTCGTAACATAGAGGTTTGGTAGTGTGATGGCCAGGTGCCCGAAACTTCAGCTCGATTCAAAATAGATCACAACAACAAACAGGACATGTCATCCCCTCCGTGTACGGAAGTATTTTTTGTGgagtgtctgtgtttttgtagtCACAGTTATATACATGTTATATATGGCCTGGCCAGTGGTAGGAAATAAAGAGCAAATTAAAAGGCCAGCGTTGTGGGAATGACAGGAAGCAGAGTTCAGAGTTGGCACAATTAGTCATTTAACAGGCTACTAATTCACATGCACAGGGATGTATTTTTCTATGTGCCTTTTGTATTTTCCTACTTATTATATGTTTTGATTTGCCGTAGTCAATATAACCGAAGATCAGTGTAGTTTTGAACTGTGTCCCACTTGGTACGTCACCGAccaaacaaggacaacaacaacttcaaagtaaaGAGTTTGTACTCTAACAAGCGTATACGTATCTAAAATAAACCACCCAGGTTCTAACGGAAATCCTAGGCCTGTTCCATTTGAAAGTTTAAGGAGGAACCGTTAGAGTTGTTTGCAAAATGTAGTGCGTATTAAGAAAAACGGAAGGCTGTGCGGACATAGCAATGAgatgttactcacctgtgttTCAGATACGTAAATACAACGTTACGTAAATTCCATCTAAAAGCATCTGCGTAGTCTGATACCACTACGGCTTACTGGTGTGTCAACATTCAAACAGTTCCCACGAACCCAGTAATAACACAAAACGCAACGCAACTTATGCAAGGGTCCCATTTCAAATTCCGGGGCCCAGtcgggcagttttggggaaccAAAAGTATTATGATTcaaaagagaacaaaaacacaactcgtaccaaaaacttttgaaaagcacaatgcatatacatgtgcatttagACACATCTTACTTTTTcctttccgcaaacagcccggccgggctctggTTGGGAAATGCTGACCCCAGCATTTAGCGGGTATCTCATTGGGCATGAGCTACAGTAGGATGGTGGGTCGCTTCGTTCTAAATTTGATTTGTGTTTCCCTTGATTTTGTAGTTGGGATATTATTtaaaacgtacaagtatgactagaaagagaaaaaaacacaaagcgtaaaaagattagATTTCTACCAATGAATTTCGTTGAGCGCTTGGTCAATAGTCGCAGCTTTAGTGAGATACACCCTTTCGTCGAGTAAAACGGTAACGATCAGTTTTGCGATACTAGTCGGCCAGAAATGAACATAGTGTgcgcttttgttaatttcaattGTGGATTTAATGTTTCTGTAGCCTGTTATTCTTTCTGTCagcttagggcgcggtcacatgggTCGTGCGATTGTCGTACCATCGCTAttttcgggcattttggaggacaaaaatgtacgtctcctgcagagttcaactgtcttggtaaacgaaatgctgttttggatccgtGTCAGCGGTtggttttggatccatgtcgatggttggttctgtcaaggcctccttgaaaatcctatggcatcaaagtcatacgacgatcgcacgacctatgtgaccgcgcccttaaaTACGCGTGCGAATTGTCCTCGTTTTCCCTTAATCCTCACAATGCTCCGTTCACACTTCCCCAATACCTTGATCCATCCCTTACTTCAGCCAGAATCCAAGATGTTTATCAACTTGAAAAAATAGCCTAATGGTAAATTAACCGCTACCGCTCGCGTGAAACTACCACCGGGTGCCAAAGTTAAGACGGGCGGCGGAGAGCCCCTTCTGCCCCGAAGAGAGTCCGGCCAATCTACGATGGCTCCCGCTCAATTATATACCAATACACCATACCAATGGGAGCCCTTCGGTACCTCTACTGTCTTGTGATGCCCGCCCTCCCAGTTAAGCCGGGGCTATTTTTAATCCAGAATTGTGCGAGTAATTAGAAAGGCCTGCTCTGAGCTAGTTAGTCTTACTTGTTTTTCCCAGTTCCAAGAAAAATTTACTTACCTCCCTTCTTTTATTGAGCCCAGGAAGCAGTAGCCAGTTGAAGAAACAGGAATATCAGCTAGTTCAGAAAGTCAGACAAGCGTGTATATACAGTTGTCCTGAAACAAAAATGTGCAAGAAATCTTGGACTGTACACTGTTTTAACAGACAGGCCCGTCATTGGCGCATGCGCGGTAGGCCTCACTACTAGAGAGCCCTACGTAACTCACCTAGttcaatatacattgtagattAGTTCAGCAAGACTATATAAAACAGCTTTCCTCCTTTCAGATTTTGTTGTCTTAGAataattggggggggggggggatttgtGATTTGATTTGTAGGGAGTGAACATTATATGTTGTTTTAGTGCTATTTATGTGAAAAAGTTctgttattgtatttttttcagttactAAGAGCTAGATTTACGTTGAAGTTAAATTGTTTGAGCGATGGGGCAGATTCCAAGACCTTGGTACAGAAGCAACGACTAGTAATCCACGACGGTACTACAGCGGTCGAACTATCGATTGGCATATAGACCGAACAGTGTGATCCCAGCAATAATCAAATTTCTGAATGAACTGTAAAACTTTTAAATTTAACCTCTATTCACCAGACAAGACAATTAGTTTCTTTACCAATGCTTGGATACAATGTAGTTTTAATacaatcaaactttattttagAAAACGTAGCATATGTAACAATCTTACCAACGACTTGATGGACGTTGAGAGTATGTATATCTGCACTTTTAAGTAAACACGCCTAATAATTCGCAAATTGGTTGTTAGAGGAAGagataaaccagtctactaccaCAACCGGAAACAAGATGTCGACCGGAAGCTGTCA harbors:
- the LOC118405829 gene encoding L-ascorbate oxidase-like, encoding MNLLRMFLLAWAYVSMATAEMCTDDVCEFTLVVRQARTMTYTGSDGKVNGIEILKNGSLQDKYSLSQGDMDGPIVPVEETITADGVQRNVILVNDQFPGPTLEVMEGAQVVLTVVNKLYREATSLHFHGMYMRGVPYMDGVPYVTQCPILPMHSFTYRFKAEPAGTHWYHSHTGSQKEDGLYGAFIVHKNGIPTTPSLPMFLQDWWHDDFNTIDVDSAFMEHRGPGRFYIPWQNRGFSFDGTELTALNFKSALINGRGRYNNNSAPLTRFEISSGETLRFRLINAGAEYTFRVSIDAHSMTVVANDGHDVEPVQVQSILVFPGESYDFEVVGDPSNSGTYWIRAQTLWAGKGPDVEPEDRLQEVRAILAYDNDPTDEDPNSAMQTCTENSPCRVLNCPFPAFPAGSNTECIYVSDLNSTEDYSMPDESENEEYFFNFGYQIGSSVNGRKFATPKQPLIFKAPYDITPCEATCETDGCTCTYTAEIPLGKTIRFVLMNLGFGSGGHHVIHLHGYDFRVLAMGFPEYNETTGRWISENADINCGNDNKCGMPSSWNVARPNLNYNRPPTRDTVVIPSRGYTVIEFRSNNPGFWLFHCHQTTHMNEGMSMIIAEALDKLPALPYGFPTCGDFTGTEKPPGGGSGEATTDASKGQSSVTLVELEQIQLIIIIVVSAALSATIAVLAVVVYNGRVNKSKKEKLETPPAAPKSLEDTVIMED